One Pseudomonas muyukensis DNA segment encodes these proteins:
- a CDS encoding HlyD family type I secretion periplasmic adaptor subunit, with the protein MGRFKDSLRRYFKGSESLAGQPLPEVNKALIEDAPRVVRLTIWGVIAFFLFLIVWASVAPIDEVTRGEGKAIPSSKVQKIQNLEGGIVAEIFAKEGEVVEVGQPLLRLDETRFASNVDETEASRLAMALRVQRLNAEVEDKPLQIDEELRKAAPSQAANEQSLYLSRRQQLQDEIGGLQQQLVQKQQELREFNSKRAQYANSLQLLRQEIAMSEPLVAQGAISQVEVLRLRRAEVENRGQMDSTALAIPRAEAAIKEVQSKIEETRGKFRSEALTQLNEARTELNKATATSKALDDRVHRTMVTSPVRGIVKQLLVNTIGGVIQPGSDIIEIVPLDDTLVVEAKILPKDIAFLHPGQEATVKFTAYDYTIYGGLKAKLEQIGADTITDEDKKTTYYVIKLRTEKSHLGTEEKPLLIIPGMVATVDIMTGKKTIMSYLLKPIIKARSEALRER; encoded by the coding sequence ATGGGGCGTTTCAAGGACAGCCTGCGCCGTTATTTCAAAGGCTCCGAATCGCTGGCCGGGCAGCCCCTGCCCGAGGTCAACAAGGCGCTGATCGAGGACGCGCCACGGGTGGTGCGCCTGACCATCTGGGGCGTGATCGCGTTCTTCCTGTTCCTGATCGTCTGGGCCAGCGTGGCGCCCATCGACGAGGTGACGCGCGGCGAGGGCAAGGCGATCCCGTCGTCCAAGGTGCAGAAAATCCAGAACCTCGAGGGCGGTATCGTCGCCGAGATCTTCGCCAAGGAAGGGGAGGTCGTCGAAGTCGGCCAGCCATTGCTGCGCCTGGACGAAACCCGCTTCGCCTCCAACGTCGACGAGACCGAGGCCTCGCGCCTGGCCATGGCCCTGCGCGTACAGCGCCTGAACGCCGAGGTCGAGGACAAGCCGCTGCAGATCGACGAGGAGCTGCGCAAGGCCGCGCCGAGCCAGGCGGCCAACGAACAGTCGCTGTACCTGAGCCGACGCCAGCAGTTGCAGGACGAGATCGGTGGCCTGCAACAGCAGTTGGTGCAGAAGCAGCAGGAGCTGCGCGAGTTCAACTCCAAGCGTGCCCAGTACGCCAACAGCCTGCAGCTACTGCGCCAGGAAATCGCCATGTCCGAACCGCTGGTGGCCCAGGGCGCGATTTCCCAGGTCGAAGTGCTGCGCCTGCGCCGCGCCGAGGTCGAGAACCGTGGCCAGATGGACTCCACCGCCCTGGCCATTCCCCGTGCCGAGGCGGCGATCAAGGAAGTCCAGAGCAAGATCGAAGAGACTCGCGGCAAGTTCCGCAGCGAGGCGCTGACCCAGCTCAACGAAGCCCGGACCGAGTTGAACAAGGCCACCGCCACCAGCAAGGCACTGGACGACCGGGTGCACCGCACCATGGTTACCTCGCCGGTGCGCGGCATCGTCAAGCAGTTGCTGGTCAACACCATCGGCGGGGTGATCCAGCCGGGCAGCGACATCATCGAGATCGTGCCGTTGGACGACACCCTGGTGGTGGAGGCGAAGATCCTGCCCAAGGACATCGCCTTCCTGCACCCAGGCCAGGAAGCCACGGTCAAGTTCACCGCCTACGACTACACCATCTATGGCGGGCTCAAGGCCAAGCTTGAGCAGATCGGTGCCGACACCATCACCGACGAAGACAAGAAGACCACCTACTACGTGATCAAGCTGCGCACCGAGAAGAGCCACCTGGGCACTGAGGAGAAGCCGCTGCTGATCATCCCGGGGATGGTTGCCACGGTGGACATCATGACCGGCAAGAAGACCATCATGAGTTACCTGCTCAAGCCGATCATCAAGGCCCGTAGCGAGGCGCTGCGCGAGCGCTGA
- a CDS encoding type I secretion system permease/ATPase — MESEVSRVQLSHDPRSQHDDPLLDSLLTLCVLHQKPASRAMLTTGLPLPSQRLTAELLPRAAARAGLQGRLLQRKLEQIPSIAMPAMLLLKEGRCAVLLGWENDDTARLLLSESDGGEVLVTREALQGDYSGKVFFAQPQHKFDVNHGNLIPRARSWFRDTLLRSKWLYIDAIAASLVINLIALAAPLFVMNVYDRVVPNQATSTLWVLAVGIAGAYVFDLILKGLRSLCLDLAGKKTDLIISATLFERIVGMAMKYRPARVGSFAQNIHEFQGLRDFLASLTLTSLIDLPFTLLILMVIAIIGGHLVWIPILAFPLALGIGYALQKPLMSTMERTMALASERQSSLIETLAGLDAVKVNNAESERQYMWEQTLGTLSRLELRVKVLSGLAMNITALIQQLAGVAMICVGVYLIIDGNLSMGGLVACYMLSGRALGPLGSLNGLLARYQQAKVTMVATDQMMELPQERNFEERPLSRQVLQGAIEFRGVEFTYPNQQNQALKGINLSIRPGEKVGIIGRSGSGKSSLAKLIVGLYEPDNGSLLVDGVDIRQIDVSELRHNIGYVPQDIQLLAGTLRDNLVSGARYIEDELILQAAELAGVHEFARLHPDGYELQVGERGQNLSGGQRQNVALGRALLLNPQILLLDEPTSAMDNTGEERLKQRLAAVVEGKTVLLVTHRASLLSLVDRLIVIDRGQIVADGPKAAVMDALKKGQISVA, encoded by the coding sequence GTGGAATCCGAAGTCAGTCGAGTCCAACTCAGCCACGATCCACGCAGTCAGCATGACGACCCGCTGCTGGACAGTCTGCTGACCCTGTGTGTCCTGCATCAGAAGCCCGCCAGCCGGGCCATGCTGACCACCGGGCTACCCTTGCCCTCCCAACGCCTGACCGCCGAGCTGCTGCCCCGTGCCGCCGCTCGCGCCGGGCTGCAGGGGCGGTTGCTGCAGCGCAAGCTGGAGCAGATCCCGAGCATCGCCATGCCGGCCATGCTGCTGCTCAAGGAAGGCCGCTGCGCCGTCCTGCTGGGCTGGGAGAACGACGACACCGCGCGCCTGCTGCTCAGCGAAAGCGACGGCGGCGAGGTGCTGGTGACCCGCGAAGCCTTGCAGGGCGACTACAGCGGCAAGGTGTTCTTCGCCCAGCCGCAGCACAAGTTCGACGTCAACCACGGCAACCTGATTCCACGGGCGCGCTCATGGTTCCGTGACACCCTGCTGCGCAGCAAGTGGCTGTACATCGATGCCATCGCCGCCAGCCTGGTGATCAACCTGATCGCCCTGGCCGCGCCGCTGTTCGTGATGAACGTGTACGACCGCGTGGTGCCCAACCAGGCCACCTCGACCCTGTGGGTGCTGGCGGTCGGCATCGCCGGCGCCTACGTCTTCGACCTGATTCTCAAGGGGCTGCGCAGCCTCTGCCTGGACCTGGCCGGCAAGAAGACCGACCTGATCATCTCGGCGACGCTGTTCGAGCGCATCGTCGGCATGGCCATGAAGTATCGCCCGGCGCGGGTCGGCAGCTTCGCCCAGAACATCCATGAGTTCCAGGGCCTGCGCGACTTCCTCGCCTCGCTGACCCTGACCAGCCTGATCGACTTGCCGTTCACCTTGCTGATCCTGATGGTCATCGCCATCATCGGCGGGCACCTGGTGTGGATCCCGATCCTGGCCTTCCCATTGGCCCTGGGGATCGGCTATGCCTTGCAGAAGCCGCTGATGTCGACCATGGAGCGCACCATGGCGCTGGCCTCCGAGCGCCAGTCGAGCCTGATCGAAACCCTCGCCGGGCTGGACGCGGTCAAGGTCAACAACGCCGAGAGTGAGCGCCAGTACATGTGGGAGCAGACCCTCGGCACCCTCAGCCGCCTGGAACTGCGGGTCAAGGTGCTGTCGGGCCTGGCCATGAACATCACCGCGTTGATCCAGCAACTGGCCGGCGTGGCGATGATCTGCGTGGGCGTGTACCTGATCATCGACGGCAACCTCAGCATGGGCGGCCTGGTGGCCTGCTACATGCTCAGCGGCCGCGCCCTCGGCCCATTGGGCTCGCTCAATGGCCTGCTGGCCCGCTACCAGCAAGCCAAAGTGACCATGGTCGCCACCGACCAGATGATGGAACTGCCCCAGGAGCGCAACTTCGAGGAACGCCCGCTGAGCCGCCAGGTGCTGCAGGGCGCCATCGAGTTCCGCGGCGTCGAGTTCACCTACCCCAACCAGCAGAACCAGGCGCTCAAGGGCATCAACCTGAGCATTCGCCCGGGCGAGAAGGTCGGCATCATCGGCCGCAGCGGCTCGGGCAAGAGTTCGCTGGCCAAGCTGATCGTCGGTTTGTACGAGCCGGACAACGGCTCGCTGCTGGTCGATGGCGTGGACATTCGCCAGATCGACGTCAGCGAACTGCGCCACAACATCGGCTACGTGCCCCAGGACATCCAGCTGCTGGCCGGCACCCTGCGGGACAACCTGGTCAGCGGTGCCCGCTACATCGAGGATGAGCTGATCCTGCAGGCCGCGGAGTTGGCCGGCGTACACGAATTCGCTCGCCTGCACCCCGACGGCTACGAACTGCAGGTCGGCGAACGGGGCCAGAACCTTTCCGGCGGCCAGCGGCAGAACGTTGCCCTGGGCCGGGCGCTGTTGCTCAACCCGCAGATCCTGCTGCTCGACGAACCCACCAGCGCCATGGACAACACCGGCGAGGAGCGCCTCAAGCAGCGCCTGGCGGCGGTTGTCGAAGGCAAGACCGTGTTGCTGGTCACCCACCGCGCCTCGTTGTTGTCGCTGGTGGACCGGCTGATCGTCATCGATCGTGGACAGATTGTCGCGGATGGCCCGAAAGCCGCCGTCATGGATGCGCTGAAGAAGGGGCAGATCAGTGTTGCATAA